One genomic segment of Litorilinea aerophila includes these proteins:
- a CDS encoding M24 family metallopeptidase → MNRSRIQAYLQENGLDGWLLYDFRGTNPIALHVAGLRHSGTRRWFLWIPAQGEPTWLVHAIETTTFAHVTDPILTYVGWRQLRERLARLVVGADGRRPRIAMEYSPQGAIPYVSTVDAGTKELVEAATAAEIVSSADLVQQVQAVLTLGQLQSHRRAAEACLAAKDAAFALVAQRLQTGDSITDYDVQQFILERFAAANMDSDHPPIVAVNGDAANPHFAPSADRRRPIRPGDILLIDLWAREQGDPQACFADITWTAYCGPEVPPKVRHVFQVVAAARDRAVAYIQAELDAGRPVYGYAVDDACRQVIADAGFGPHFIHRTGHSLGTQVHFVGVNIDNLETQDQRRLIPGVMFTIEPGIYLPGYDFDDSGEARGVGIRSEINCFMHGDRVEVTTLPAQSAVLPLL, encoded by the coding sequence GTGAACCGAAGCAGAATTCAAGCCTACCTGCAGGAAAATGGGCTGGATGGCTGGCTGCTCTACGACTTCCGGGGCACCAACCCCATCGCCCTCCACGTGGCCGGCCTGCGCCACAGCGGTACCCGCCGCTGGTTCCTCTGGATTCCCGCCCAGGGAGAGCCCACCTGGCTGGTCCATGCCATCGAAACCACCACCTTCGCCCACGTGACCGACCCGATCCTGACCTATGTGGGCTGGCGCCAGCTGCGGGAACGTCTGGCCCGGCTGGTTGTCGGCGCGGACGGCCGCCGGCCCCGCATTGCCATGGAGTACAGCCCCCAGGGCGCCATCCCCTACGTCAGCACCGTGGACGCGGGCACCAAGGAGCTGGTGGAAGCCGCAACCGCCGCGGAGATCGTCAGCAGCGCCGACCTGGTGCAGCAGGTGCAGGCGGTGTTGACGTTGGGCCAGCTCCAGAGCCACCGCCGCGCGGCAGAAGCCTGCCTGGCGGCCAAGGACGCGGCCTTCGCCCTGGTCGCCCAACGGCTCCAGACTGGGGACTCCATCACCGACTACGACGTCCAGCAGTTCATCCTGGAGCGCTTCGCCGCCGCCAACATGGACAGTGATCACCCGCCCATCGTGGCGGTCAACGGCGATGCCGCCAACCCCCACTTTGCGCCTTCCGCCGACCGCCGCCGGCCCATCCGCCCGGGCGACATACTCCTCATCGACCTCTGGGCCCGAGAGCAGGGCGATCCCCAGGCCTGCTTTGCCGACATCACCTGGACCGCCTACTGCGGCCCCGAGGTACCGCCCAAAGTTCGGCACGTCTTCCAGGTGGTGGCCGCGGCCCGGGACCGGGCGGTGGCGTACATCCAGGCTGAACTGGACGCGGGGCGGCCTGTCTACGGCTACGCGGTGGACGACGCCTGTCGCCAGGTCATCGCCGACGCCGGCTTCGGCCCCCACTTCATCCACCGCACCGGCCACAGCCTGGGCACCCAGGTCCATTTCGTCGGCGTGAACATCGACAACCTGGAAACCCAGGACCAGCGCCGTCTCATCCCCGGCGTGATGTTCACCATCGAGCCAGGCATCTACCTGCCCGGCTACGACTTCGACGACAGCGGCGAAGCCAGGGGGGTGGGCATCCGCAGCGAGATCAACTGCTTCATGCACGGCGACCGGGTGGAAGTGACAACCCTGCCTGCCCAGTCGGCCGTGCTGCCACTTTTGTGA
- a CDS encoding single-stranded DNA-binding protein: protein MFQQIMLVGNLGSDPEMRYTPSGVPVASFSLAVNRVWNSQDGQRQEKTTWFRVTAWRRDAELVSQYLSKGRQVLVLGEVEEARPWTDRDGNLRASLEVTARTIRFLGGRDGGGSSFSADPGAMAGGEEQLSDEDIPF from the coding sequence ATGTTTCAGCAGATCATGCTCGTCGGCAATCTGGGCAGCGATCCGGAGATGCGGTATACGCCCAGTGGCGTGCCTGTGGCCAGTTTTAGCCTGGCCGTCAACCGGGTCTGGAACAGCCAGGATGGCCAGCGCCAGGAGAAGACCACCTGGTTCCGGGTCACGGCCTGGCGGCGGGACGCGGAATTGGTCAGCCAGTATCTGAGCAAGGGGCGTCAGGTATTGGTCTTGGGCGAGGTGGAAGAGGCCCGTCCCTGGACCGACCGGGATGGTAACCTGCGCGCGTCCCTGGAGGTGACGGCCCGGACCATTCGCTTCCTGGGTGGTCGGGACGGCGGCGGTAGCAGCTTCAGCGCCGATCCGGGCGCCATGGCCGGCGGGGAGGAGCAGCTCAGCGACGAGGACATCCCGTTCTAG
- a CDS encoding cupin domain-containing protein, giving the protein MYFFTPEERESKELFAGITARTFWGEKMLLSLVDLPAHSVVPPHSHPHEQAGIVLEGELTFTVGGETRTLRPGDMYVIPGGVEHTVVAGDQDARALDVFSPVREDYKY; this is encoded by the coding sequence ATGTACTTTTTCACGCCCGAAGAGCGGGAAAGCAAGGAACTCTTCGCCGGGATCACCGCCCGGACCTTCTGGGGGGAGAAGATGCTCCTCTCCCTGGTGGATCTGCCAGCCCACTCGGTGGTGCCGCCCCACAGCCATCCCCACGAACAGGCCGGCATTGTGCTGGAAGGGGAGCTGACCTTCACCGTCGGCGGGGAGACCCGGACCCTGCGCCCGGGTGACATGTACGTCATCCCCGGCGGGGTGGAACACACCGTGGTGGCCGGTGACCAAGACGCCCGCGCGCTGGACGTCTTCAGCCCCGTGCGAGAGGATTACAAGTATTGA
- a CDS encoding DUF1501 domain-containing protein — protein MFKVSRRGFLVGCSTAIAAMTGGISFTAFGSAEDEPNQDILLVIFLRGGCDGLSVVMPIAGDDRGYYEDQRREIAIPASGTNAALNLDDFFGLHPAAAHLHELFQEQRLAIVHAAGLTSDTRSHFDAMQYMELGTPGSKSATTGWLTRHLQTAGNLPSEIILPALAVGNLQPTSLAGSNESIGMNSPDDFSFGGHWRYGSWMRQALRDMYAGGTWLHQAGLQTLNAVDVIEWASPDEYTPGNGAAYPDTEFGRNLQSVAQMIKMQLGLRVATVDLGGWDTHEYQGDEGGGYFASQLGQLSQGLAALYTDLSNVNGTDHTRRLTMVVMSEFGRSFRANESRGTDHGHGNVMLVLGGQVNGGRVYGQWPGLHTDQLYDRRDLEITTDYRRVLSELLIRRLGNPNLGTIFPGYTDYQPLGIVQGTDLTPIYDQAGPTPTPQATPAPQPSPTADPGGSSDTSRQVFIPLVSR, from the coding sequence ATGTTCAAAGTCAGCCGACGAGGCTTTCTCGTGGGGTGTTCCACCGCCATCGCCGCCATGACCGGCGGCATCAGTTTCACCGCCTTCGGTAGCGCCGAGGACGAGCCCAACCAGGACATCCTGCTGGTGATCTTTCTGCGGGGAGGATGTGATGGCCTGAGCGTGGTCATGCCCATTGCCGGGGACGACCGGGGTTACTACGAGGACCAACGGCGGGAAATTGCCATCCCGGCCAGCGGCACCAATGCCGCCCTCAACCTGGATGACTTCTTCGGCCTTCATCCGGCGGCTGCCCACCTCCACGAACTCTTCCAGGAGCAGCGGCTGGCCATCGTCCACGCGGCCGGCCTGACCAGCGACACCCGCAGCCATTTCGATGCCATGCAGTACATGGAGCTGGGCACGCCCGGCAGCAAGAGCGCCACCACCGGCTGGCTCACCCGCCACCTCCAGACCGCCGGCAACCTGCCTTCGGAGATCATCCTGCCGGCCCTGGCCGTGGGCAACCTGCAACCCACCTCCCTGGCCGGCAGCAACGAATCCATTGGCATGAACAGCCCAGACGACTTCTCCTTCGGCGGCCACTGGCGCTACGGCAGTTGGATGCGCCAGGCCCTGCGAGACATGTACGCGGGTGGCACCTGGCTGCACCAGGCCGGCCTCCAGACCCTCAACGCGGTGGACGTCATCGAGTGGGCCAGCCCGGACGAGTACACGCCGGGTAACGGCGCCGCCTATCCCGACACCGAGTTCGGCCGCAACCTGCAGAGCGTGGCCCAGATGATCAAGATGCAGCTCGGGCTGCGAGTGGCCACGGTGGACCTGGGGGGGTGGGATACCCACGAGTACCAGGGGGATGAGGGCGGCGGCTACTTTGCCTCGCAGCTGGGGCAGCTTTCCCAGGGGCTGGCCGCGCTCTACACCGACCTGAGCAACGTCAACGGCACGGACCACACCCGGCGGCTCACCATGGTGGTCATGAGCGAATTCGGCCGCAGCTTCCGGGCCAACGAAAGCCGGGGCACCGACCATGGCCACGGCAACGTGATGCTGGTCCTGGGCGGCCAGGTCAACGGCGGCAGGGTCTACGGCCAATGGCCCGGCCTCCACACCGACCAGCTCTACGACCGCCGGGATTTGGAGATCACCACCGACTACCGCCGGGTGCTCAGCGAACTCCTCATTCGGCGGCTGGGCAACCCCAACCTGGGTACCATCTTCCCCGGCTACACCGACTACCAGCCCCTGGGCATCGTCCAGGGGACCGATCTGACGCCCATTTACGATCAGGCCGGGCCGACCCCTACACCCCAGGCGACGCCCGCCCCTCAACCTTCCCCAACGGCCGACCCCGGCGGCAGCAGCGATACCAGCCGACAGGTCTTCATCCCCCTGGTCAGCCGATAG
- a CDS encoding DUF1800 domain-containing protein, with translation MPDSASPLEAPRITQPEHARRLNRRGLLRGGGAIAGSALAASLVQTSPVAAQPASGEPPPAMRSPRNPVFAAAAGVPSLPPLPVIVFNRMAFGPRPEDWQAFQSLGDTPESRLEAYVEQQLAPETIDDSECEARLASYGFTALDKSLAQLWADHVQGDQDRYLPAWEVERATFIRAVYSKRQLVEVLADHWHNHFNVYGFDYWIAPVFVHYDRDVIRGHMLGNFRQMLEAVAQSPAMLFYLDNQSNSGGSPNENYARELFELHTMGAENYLGVRSPEDPALVDGNGNRVGYIDADVYGATTCFTGWQVNMDTGLFEFDSSRHFPYQKFVLGKIIPDNQGIKDGHDVLDLLASHPGTARHVCRRLCRRLIADHPPESVVQAAADVFLAHKDAPDQLKRVVRTILLSDEFRTTWGQKVKRPFEYVVAMLRATQADFEPTDSFLWNFGNSGQRLFRWHPPDGYPDFKEAWSSTMPMLQRWRRCNWLLGWTYGGDGPNKDDYRLQPETQMPASKKTPNEIVDYWSNRILGRTLPADERQPIVEFMAHGRNPDYELPADQIQERLRYMVGLILMSPSFHWR, from the coding sequence ATGCCCGACTCGGCTTCCCCCCTTGAAGCCCCTCGAATCACGCAACCGGAGCATGCCAGACGGCTGAACCGACGTGGGCTGCTGCGGGGGGGTGGCGCCATCGCCGGCAGCGCCCTGGCCGCTTCCCTGGTCCAGACGTCGCCCGTAGCGGCCCAGCCGGCCTCCGGTGAACCGCCGCCCGCCATGCGCTCTCCCCGCAACCCTGTCTTCGCAGCGGCCGCCGGCGTACCTTCCCTGCCGCCGCTGCCCGTCATCGTCTTCAACCGCATGGCCTTCGGCCCCCGCCCCGAGGATTGGCAGGCGTTCCAGTCCCTGGGCGACACGCCGGAAAGTCGTCTGGAAGCCTACGTGGAGCAGCAGCTGGCCCCCGAGACCATCGACGACAGCGAATGCGAAGCCCGCCTGGCCTCCTACGGTTTCACCGCCCTGGACAAATCCCTGGCCCAACTCTGGGCCGACCACGTCCAGGGCGACCAGGACCGCTACCTGCCGGCTTGGGAAGTGGAACGAGCCACCTTCATCCGGGCCGTCTACAGCAAACGCCAGCTGGTGGAAGTCCTGGCCGACCACTGGCACAACCACTTCAACGTCTACGGCTTCGACTATTGGATCGCCCCCGTCTTCGTCCACTATGACCGGGATGTCATCCGGGGCCACATGCTGGGCAACTTCCGCCAGATGCTGGAAGCCGTGGCCCAGAGCCCGGCCATGCTCTTCTACCTGGACAACCAGTCCAACAGCGGCGGCAGCCCCAACGAAAACTACGCCCGGGAGCTCTTCGAGCTCCACACCATGGGGGCGGAAAACTACCTGGGCGTGCGCAGCCCAGAGGACCCGGCCCTGGTGGACGGCAACGGCAACCGGGTCGGCTACATCGACGCCGACGTCTACGGTGCCACCACCTGCTTCACCGGCTGGCAGGTGAACATGGACACCGGCCTCTTCGAGTTCGACTCCTCCCGCCACTTTCCCTACCAGAAGTTTGTCCTGGGCAAGATCATCCCGGACAACCAGGGCATCAAAGACGGCCACGACGTCCTGGACCTGCTGGCCAGCCACCCTGGCACGGCCCGCCACGTCTGTCGGCGCCTCTGCCGCCGCCTGATCGCCGACCACCCACCCGAGAGCGTGGTCCAGGCCGCGGCCGACGTCTTCCTGGCCCACAAGGATGCGCCCGACCAGCTCAAGCGGGTGGTGCGCACCATCCTGCTTTCCGACGAGTTCCGCACCACCTGGGGACAAAAGGTCAAGCGGCCCTTCGAGTACGTGGTGGCCATGCTGCGGGCCACCCAGGCGGACTTCGAGCCCACCGACAGCTTCCTCTGGAACTTCGGCAACTCCGGCCAGCGGCTCTTCCGCTGGCATCCGCCCGACGGCTACCCGGACTTCAAGGAGGCCTGGTCCAGCACCATGCCCATGCTGCAACGCTGGCGGCGCTGTAACTGGCTCTTGGGCTGGACCTACGGCGGCGACGGCCCCAACAAGGATGACTACCGCCTGCAGCCCGAAACCCAAATGCCGGCCAGCAAGAAAACGCCCAACGAGATCGTGGACTACTGGAGCAATCGCATTCTGGGCCGGACCCTGCCAGCAGACGAACGGCAGCCCATCGTCGAGTTCATGGCCCACGGCCGCAACCCGGACTACGAGCTACCGGCCGACCAGATCCAGGAACGGCTACGCTACATGGTGGGCCTGATCCTGATGTCCCCTTCATTTCACTGGCGCTGA
- a CDS encoding alpha/beta fold hydrolase, with amino-acid sequence MAQWHADTIESNGIRIHYTRTGGDKPPVVLAHGFSDDGLCWTPVAEILQADYDVIMVDARGHGRSDAPDEGYTPAHMAADLAGVITGLGLHKPAVLGHSMGGSTAMALAGLYPELPGAILVEDSGARNYMEDNSAEAQERRRQWHDRMVKLKGMSREALLDYARTNMPTWPEAELGPWVDAKLRFNLKALNRGGATGMDWDQILRSITCPALLLTADPELGAMVTAERAAQMQALIPQLQVVHIPGAGHNIRREQFGPYMEAVRNFLAQVTQGARG; translated from the coding sequence ATGGCTCAATGGCATGCGGACACCATCGAAAGCAACGGCATTCGTATCCATTACACCCGCACGGGCGGGGATAAGCCGCCGGTGGTGCTGGCCCACGGCTTTTCCGATGACGGCCTGTGCTGGACGCCGGTGGCGGAGATCCTGCAGGCGGACTACGACGTGATCATGGTGGATGCCCGCGGGCATGGCCGCTCCGATGCGCCGGACGAGGGCTACACGCCGGCCCACATGGCGGCCGACCTGGCCGGCGTCATCACCGGCCTTGGCCTCCACAAACCGGCGGTGCTGGGTCATTCCATGGGCGGGTCGACGGCCATGGCATTGGCTGGGCTGTATCCGGAGCTGCCCGGGGCCATCCTGGTGGAAGACAGTGGGGCACGCAATTACATGGAGGACAATTCTGCCGAGGCCCAGGAACGGCGACGCCAGTGGCACGACCGCATGGTCAAGCTGAAAGGCATGTCCCGGGAGGCCCTGCTGGACTATGCCCGGACCAACATGCCCACCTGGCCCGAGGCCGAGCTGGGGCCCTGGGTCGACGCCAAGCTGCGCTTCAACCTCAAGGCCTTGAATCGTGGAGGAGCCACTGGGATGGATTGGGACCAGATCTTACGCAGCATCACCTGCCCGGCCCTCTTGTTGACGGCAGACCCCGAGCTGGGCGCCATGGTGACGGCGGAGCGCGCCGCCCAGATGCAGGCCTTGATCCCCCAACTTCAGGTGGTCCACATCCCCGGGGCCGGGCACAACATCCGTCGGGAACAGTTTGGCCCGTACATGGAGGCCGTGCGCAACTTCCTGGCCCAGGTGACCCAAGGCGCGAGGGGGTGA
- a CDS encoding glycoside hydrolase family 3 protein — MLVPLTAEQQQWVDSTLQSMTLSQCVGQLLCASHPRFTTDEWLALLDRVPLGALTVRHVSSPELREQMQRLQERSPIPLLVAGDLEHGANALTDGTQFPWMMAAGAADDEALMRQMGQATAAEARHAGIHWTFAPVVDLNYNFNNPITNVRALSDQPDRVIRLATALIQGMQADGLLAATAKHFPGDGMDDRDQHLATTVNHLPFAQWQETYGRVWRAVIDAGVMCVMPGHISLPDYQGFTDQPEAAPPATLSAHLLQDLLRKELGFDGVIISDASGMIGLTTRVPGDERAVRCIQAGCDVYLFPETLQDYERLLQAVQEGRLAEERVWDAARRVLELKARLNLHRDPFGPKPSDADTARHHQAAQEMADKSITVLRGDGCPPADLQPGSRVLTVTIGAVSPFSRFMPQPELPIFDEELRRRGFHVTHLLNPGDDELLAAAAAADVAFVNLLALPYMVLGIIRNLVGHLGYWRWRSLFMDHPRVYYTTFGNPYVLHEMPHLPNLLAAYGDAPVSQRAAVKVWLGELEARGTCPVRLPQVRVRPLAD, encoded by the coding sequence ATGCTGGTTCCGTTGACGGCTGAACAACAACAGTGGGTGGATTCCACCCTGCAATCGATGACGCTCTCCCAGTGTGTGGGGCAACTGCTGTGCGCCTCCCATCCCCGTTTCACCACCGACGAGTGGCTGGCGCTGCTGGACCGGGTGCCCCTGGGCGCGTTGACCGTGCGCCACGTCTCCAGTCCGGAGTTGCGGGAGCAGATGCAGCGCCTGCAGGAGCGATCTCCGATCCCGCTCCTGGTGGCTGGGGATCTGGAGCACGGGGCCAACGCCCTGACCGACGGCACCCAATTCCCCTGGATGATGGCGGCCGGCGCGGCCGACGATGAAGCGCTGATGCGGCAGATGGGCCAGGCCACCGCCGCGGAGGCCCGCCACGCCGGCATCCACTGGACCTTCGCGCCTGTGGTAGACCTGAACTATAACTTCAACAACCCCATCACCAACGTCCGGGCCCTGAGCGACCAGCCGGATCGGGTGATCCGCCTGGCCACAGCCCTGATCCAGGGGATGCAGGCCGACGGGCTGCTGGCCGCCACTGCCAAGCACTTCCCCGGCGATGGCATGGATGACCGGGACCAACATCTGGCGACCACGGTCAACCACCTGCCCTTCGCCCAGTGGCAGGAGACCTACGGCCGGGTCTGGCGGGCGGTGATTGACGCCGGCGTGATGTGTGTGATGCCCGGCCACATTTCCCTGCCCGACTACCAGGGGTTCACCGACCAGCCGGAAGCCGCGCCGCCGGCCACCCTCAGCGCCCACCTGCTTCAGGATCTGCTGCGCAAAGAGCTGGGATTCGACGGCGTGATCATTTCGGACGCCTCCGGGATGATCGGCCTGACCACGCGCGTCCCCGGGGACGAGCGAGCCGTGCGGTGCATCCAGGCCGGCTGTGACGTCTATCTGTTTCCTGAAACCCTCCAGGACTATGAGCGGCTGTTGCAGGCAGTCCAGGAAGGACGCCTGGCCGAGGAGCGGGTGTGGGACGCCGCCCGGCGGGTGCTGGAGCTCAAGGCCCGGCTGAACCTGCACCGAGATCCCTTTGGGCCGAAGCCGTCCGACGCCGACACGGCCCGCCACCACCAGGCAGCCCAGGAAATGGCCGACAAAAGCATCACCGTCCTGCGTGGCGACGGCTGCCCACCGGCGGATCTCCAGCCTGGAAGTCGGGTGCTGACTGTGACCATCGGGGCGGTGAGTCCCTTCAGCCGGTTCATGCCCCAGCCGGAGCTCCCCATCTTTGACGAGGAGCTGCGCCGGCGAGGTTTTCATGTAACCCATCTCCTCAACCCGGGCGATGATGAGCTGCTGGCCGCGGCGGCCGCGGCCGATGTGGCTTTCGTCAATCTGCTCGCGCTCCCCTACATGGTGCTGGGGATCATCCGCAACCTGGTGGGGCACCTGGGATACTGGCGCTGGCGTTCGCTGTTCATGGATCATCCCCGTGTGTACTACACCACGTTCGGCAACCCCTACGTGCTGCACGAGATGCCCCACCTGCCCAACCTCCTGGCCGCCTATGGGGATGCCCCCGTCTCCCAACGTGCGGCGGTGAAGGTGTGGCTGGGCGAGCTGGAAGCCCGGGGCACCTGCCCGGTTCGGCTGCCCCAGGTACGCGTTCGCCCCCTGGCGGACTGA
- a CDS encoding rhomboid family intramembrane serine protease — translation MSTLRRTLTTHFWILAGMVGVLWLLELADLLFWRGHLDALGIRPRTQAGLRHLFIAPLLHRGLGHLMANTAPLVVLGWLVLWRGIRAFLLVTGTAALVSGLGIWLFGSPNTIHLGASGVIFGYLGFLLGQGYLERRGWAVALAVGVLIVYGGMLWGLLPLRAGISWQGHLFGFVGGGIAAYWLADRVEG, via the coding sequence TTGTCTACCCTACGCCGGACTCTGACCACCCATTTCTGGATTTTGGCCGGCATGGTGGGCGTCCTCTGGCTGTTGGAGCTGGCGGACCTCTTGTTCTGGCGCGGCCACCTGGATGCCCTGGGCATCCGGCCGAGGACCCAGGCCGGCCTGCGCCATCTCTTCATCGCGCCCCTCCTCCACCGTGGGCTGGGGCATCTGATGGCCAATACTGCGCCCCTGGTGGTGCTGGGTTGGCTGGTGCTGTGGCGGGGGATCCGGGCCTTTCTGCTGGTGACCGGAACGGCTGCGCTGGTTAGCGGCCTGGGCATCTGGCTCTTTGGTTCGCCCAATACGATTCACCTGGGCGCCAGCGGCGTCATCTTCGGCTACCTGGGCTTTCTCTTGGGGCAGGGCTACCTGGAACGGCGCGGATGGGCTGTGGCCCTGGCCGTGGGGGTCCTGATCGTCTATGGGGGGATGCTCTGGGGCCTGTTGCCCCTGCGTGCGGGCATCTCGTGGCAGGGGCATCTCTTCGGTTTCGTGGGGGGCGGCATAGCGGCCTACTGGCTGGCAGACCGGGTTGAAGGATGA
- a CDS encoding phosphoribosyltransferase family protein, translated as MSYDGRIHTVRIGEVTRHLPLFRVAPNVNIAIFNMLGDTEVVETAARSLAARMPAGADVLVVPEVKAVPLGHALSVHSGLPYVVVRKIKKPYMANCLEAEVTTITTGVPQRLYLDGKDLPLVQGKRVVLVDDVVSTGSTLGGLRALMEQAKATVVAEMAVFTEGNDGDWPHIIALGHLPIFTDA; from the coding sequence ATGAGTTACGATGGCCGCATCCACACCGTCCGCATCGGCGAGGTCACCCGGCACCTGCCCCTCTTCCGGGTAGCCCCCAATGTGAACATCGCCATTTTCAACATGTTGGGGGATACCGAGGTGGTGGAGACTGCCGCCAGGAGCCTGGCCGCACGCATGCCCGCGGGGGCCGACGTCCTGGTGGTGCCGGAAGTCAAGGCCGTCCCCTTGGGCCACGCCCTTTCCGTGCACAGCGGCCTGCCCTATGTGGTGGTCCGCAAGATCAAGAAGCCGTACATGGCCAACTGCCTGGAAGCCGAAGTGACCACCATCACCACCGGCGTGCCCCAGCGGCTCTATCTGGACGGCAAGGATCTGCCCCTGGTGCAGGGAAAGCGGGTGGTGCTGGTGGACGACGTGGTGAGCACAGGCAGCACCCTGGGGGGGCTGCGGGCGCTGATGGAACAGGCCAAAGCCACGGTGGTGGCAGAGATGGCCGTCTTCACCGAGGGCAATGACGGCGACTGGCCCCACATCATTGCCCTGGGGCATTTGCCCATCTTTACAGACGCGTGA
- the prfA gene encoding peptide chain release factor 1 yields the protein MSALIEKLTKVAERYDEINRLMADPEVLADYQRLNELAQERSELEELVQTFRRYQNVEQQLQENRMLLDDQDPELAELAAQEIESLEAEQEALEERLKILLLPKDPRDDKNVIVEIRAGTGGDEAALFAAELFRMYSRWAEDHNFKVELLSSNETGIGGFKEVIFAVKGKGAYSRLKYESGVHRVQRVPVTESQGRIHTSAATVAVLPEADEVEIEIHDNDIRIDIFRSSGPGGQSVNTTDSAVRITHLPTGIVVSCQDEKSQLQNKIKAMRILRSRLYDMEQRRREEELGAARRSQIGSGDRSEKIRTYNFPQSRVTDHRINKTVYRLDDVLNGDLDEFIDELAQNEQAERLQALAAETA from the coding sequence ATGTCCGCACTGATTGAAAAACTGACCAAAGTAGCCGAACGCTACGACGAAATCAACCGGCTGATGGCCGATCCAGAGGTCCTGGCCGACTATCAACGCCTGAACGAGCTGGCCCAGGAACGCAGCGAGCTGGAGGAACTGGTCCAGACCTTCCGACGTTATCAGAACGTTGAACAGCAGCTCCAGGAGAATCGCATGCTGCTGGACGACCAGGACCCGGAGCTGGCCGAGCTGGCGGCCCAGGAAATTGAGAGCCTGGAGGCCGAACAGGAAGCCCTGGAAGAGCGGCTCAAGATCCTGCTGCTACCCAAGGATCCCCGGGACGACAAGAACGTCATCGTGGAGATCCGGGCCGGCACCGGTGGAGACGAGGCAGCGCTCTTTGCCGCGGAGCTCTTTCGCATGTACTCCCGCTGGGCGGAGGACCACAACTTCAAGGTGGAGCTGCTAAGCAGCAACGAGACCGGCATCGGGGGCTTCAAGGAAGTGATCTTCGCCGTGAAGGGCAAGGGCGCGTACAGCCGTCTCAAGTACGAATCCGGTGTCCATCGAGTGCAGCGGGTGCCGGTCACGGAAAGCCAGGGGCGCATCCATACCAGCGCCGCCACCGTGGCCGTGCTGCCGGAGGCCGACGAAGTGGAGATCGAGATTCACGACAACGACATCCGCATCGACATCTTTCGCAGCAGTGGCCCCGGCGGCCAGAGCGTCAACACCACCGACTCCGCCGTGCGCATTACCCACCTGCCCACCGGCATCGTGGTGTCGTGCCAGGACGAGAAGAGCCAGCTCCAAAACAAGATCAAGGCCATGCGTATCCTGCGTTCCCGGCTCTACGACATGGAGCAGCGCCGCCGGGAAGAAGAACTGGGCGCCGCCCGCCGCAGCCAGATCGGCTCCGGCGATCGCAGCGAGAAAATTCGAACGTACAACTTTCCCCAGAGCCGGGTCACCGATCACCGGATCAACAAAACCGTCTACCGCCTGGATGACGTGTTGAACGGCGATCTGGACGAGTTCATCGACGAACTGGCTCAAAACGAGCAGGCCGAACGCCTGCAGGCCCTCGCCGCTGAAACTGCATGA
- the prmC gene encoding peptide chain release factor N(5)-glutamine methyltransferase, producing the protein MPSTTVGRAIVSATQRLEEAGSDTAHLDAQVILAHVLGVDRSWLFAHYDYKLSAAQANAYTELVARRVASEPVAYIVGRKEFYGLEFVVDRRVLIPRPETELLVDAVLDHIQTRPDPRVRMADVGTGSGAIAVAVAANCPTAQIYAIDLSPDALAVARQNVARLDTRGQITLLQGDLLAPLPEAVDIIAANLPYIRQDAYDTLDAGIREYEPRLALEAGEAGLDAIERLLAQAPSRLRPGGVIFLEIGHDQGEAVLAAVERLIPNASYVGIRQDYHGHDRLLTLRI; encoded by the coding sequence ATGCCCTCCACCACCGTGGGGCGGGCCATCGTTTCGGCGACCCAACGCCTGGAAGAGGCCGGCAGCGATACGGCGCACCTGGACGCCCAGGTGATCCTGGCCCATGTGTTGGGGGTAGACCGAAGCTGGCTCTTCGCCCACTATGATTATAAATTGTCGGCGGCCCAGGCCAACGCCTACACCGAGCTGGTGGCCCGCCGGGTGGCCAGTGAACCGGTGGCCTACATCGTTGGCCGCAAGGAGTTCTATGGCCTGGAATTCGTGGTAGATCGCCGGGTGCTCATCCCCCGGCCCGAGACCGAACTCCTGGTGGACGCCGTTCTGGATCACATCCAGACCCGGCCCGATCCCCGGGTGCGCATGGCCGATGTGGGGACGGGAAGCGGCGCCATCGCTGTGGCCGTGGCCGCCAACTGCCCCACAGCCCAGATCTACGCCATCGACCTGAGCCCGGATGCCCTGGCCGTAGCCCGGCAAAATGTGGCGCGGTTGGATACCCGGGGGCAGATCACCCTCCTGCAGGGGGATCTACTGGCACCCCTGCCGGAAGCCGTGGACATCATCGCCGCCAACCTGCCGTACATCCGCCAGGACGCCTACGATACACTGGATGCAGGCATCCGGGAGTACGAGCCCCGGCTGGCGTTGGAGGCGGGCGAGGCCGGCCTGGATGCCATCGAGCGACTGCTGGCCCAGGCGCCCTCCCGGCTACGCCCAGGTGGGGTGATCTTCCTGGAGATCGGCCACGATCAGGGAGAGGCCGTGCTGGCCGCCGTGGAGCGCCTGATCCCGAACGCCAGCTACGTGGGCATCCGCCAGGATTACCATGGCCACGACCGGCTGCTCACCCTGCGCATCTGA